The proteins below are encoded in one region of Bombus terrestris chromosome 7, iyBomTerr1.2, whole genome shotgun sequence:
- the LOC100649960 gene encoding iroquois-class homeodomain protein IRX-6: protein MSQFSFRGSPNLQCPVTVSSSLTSSAASPVSGTILSAGGSSLVSVAGTTTNHPLGVAAGLSNARMAVTSAVVRPPGSPTTSVSPSQGHPPPTTGGPTPTGRCCDTGRPIFTDPLTGQTVCSCQYEILGGYQRLGALPAALSMYSAPYAAAAAAAASEGMAAYFPPLGAEQAPFYTPTAASLDLKENLGAGAAAAWPYPSVYHPYDAAFATYPYNGYGMDLNGARRKNATRETTSTLKAWLNDHKKNPYPTKGEKIMLAIITKMTLTQVSTWFANARRRLKKENKMTWEPRNRVEDEDNNNEDDDSGRKSVDEKDRLDSKDSGTGSSEDGERPAHRMDSLGTSGGSTGVQGRTESEWSESRADSGPDSPECLYDQREPRHPLQLQHPAYLASSHGRLLRHPSPESTPPSSHLPPTTTASSTGSGVTTKPRIWSLADMASKDGEQQSPTPTAMTGLSSPYSGSGGGGGGVAGGGGGGGKLVSPLASRLPPHHPLHPAMHSGTQFVRHPDFYRNLYGASHLGSGDMALLETYSRTLGGLSGVMPPSTAPSILTTSASAVSASGNVKSFSINGASGVPGGGGVLLTTATSGLSPSSSSTTSSGGSDLSPHPSGSLPSTQELKSPGRV from the exons TGTCCTGTGACAGTGAGCTCGTCGCTGACGTCCTCTGCGGCCTCGCCGGTCTCCGGTACGATCCTGAGCGCAGGCGGTTCGTCGCTGGTCAGCGTAGCGGGCACCACCACGAATCATCCCCTGGGCGTAGCTGCCGGTCTATCGAACGCGAGGATGGCGGTGACCAGCGCGGTGGTTAGGCCGCCAGGTAGCCCAACCACGTCGGTCAGCCCGTCGCAGGGTCATCCGCCACCGACGACCGGCGGCCCAACGCCGACCGGACGGTGTTGCGACACCGGAAGACCCATTTTCACGGATCCGCTCACGGGTCAAACTGTCTGCTCCTGTCAGTACGAGATTCTCGGCGGTTATCAACGTCTGGGTGCGCTACCTGCTGCGCTCTCCATGTACAGCGCGCCGTACGCGGCAGCGGCGGCCGCCGCCGCTTCCGAGGGCATGGCAGCCTATTTTCCGCCCTTGGGGGCCGAACAGGCACCTTTTTACACGCCTACG GCTGCTAGCCTCGATCTGAAGGAAAATCTTGGAGCAGGAGCCGCGGCAGCGTGGCCTTATCCATCCGTGTACCATCCTTACGATGCCGCCTTCGCCACCTACCCCTACAACGG TTATGGGATGGATCTAAATGGCGCCAGACGAAAAAACGCGACGCGGGAAACGACGAGTACGTTAAAGGCCTGGTTGAACGATCATAAGAAGAATCCGTATCCAACAAAGGGCGAGAAAATCATGCTGGCCATTATCACGAAGATGACTCTGACTCAGGTGTCTACGTGGTTCGCGAATGCGCGGAGACGTTTGAAAAAAGAGAACAAGATGACATGGGAGCCGAGGAATAGGGTCGAGGACGAGGACAACAACAACGAAGACGACGACAGCGGAAGAAAGAGCGTGGACGAGAAAGACCGGCTAG ACTCAAAGGATTCGGGTACCGGATCAAGCGAGGACGGAGAGCGACCGGCCCATCGGATGGACTCTCTTGGCACTAGCGGTgggtccaccggtgtccaaggTAGAACAGAGAGCGAATGGAGCGAGTCGCGAGCAGATAGCGGTCCAGATAGCCCGGAGTGCCTATACGATCAGAGGGAGCCTAGGCATCCATTACAGCTTCAGCATCCCGCGTATCTTGCGTCGTCTCATGGTCGACTGCTGCGCCATCCTTCCCCGGAAAGCACGCCGCCCAGTAGTCATCTTCCACCGACCACGACCGCGTCGTCTACGGGCAGTGGGGTCACCACGAAACCGAGGATCTGGTCTTTGGCCGACATGGCGAGCAAAGACGGTGAACAGCAGAGTCCTACACCGACCGCGATGACTGGTCTCTCGTCTCCTTATAGCGGAAGCGGCGGAGGTGGTGGTGGAGTCGCAGGTGGAGGTGGCGGTGGCGGAAAGCTGGTGAGCCCTCTGGCGAGTCGTTTGCCACCTCATCATCCTCTTCATCCAGCTATGCACTCGGGAACGCAGTTCGTTCGGCACCCGGATTTCTACCGAAACCTGTACGGTGCTTCTCACCTTGGATCCGGAGATATGGCCTTGTTGGAAACTTATTCGAGAACCTTGGGCGGTCTGAGTGGGGTGATGCCTCCTTCCACGGCTCCCAGTATACTGACGACCTCCGCGTCGGCTGTGTCAGCGAGTGGTAATGTTAAATCTTTTTCGATCAACGGGGCTAGCGGTGTCCCCGGTGGAGGCGGCGTGCTTCTGACCACCGCGACTTCGGGTTTGTctccgtcgtcgtcgtcaacGACGTCCTCCGGTGGGTCCGATCTGTCGCCCCATCCGAGCGGAAGCCTACCGTCTACGCAAGAGCTCAAGTCACCGGGGCGAGTGTGA